In a genomic window of Corynebacterium coyleae:
- a CDS encoding spermidine synthase, translating into MNSPRRKPRAPKRRITGTYPIASGHAAIIADPDRDGGYTLEVNNVPSSYVVPGAPEVLEYDYMRWIAGFIQGFVEDRPLAPFAALHLGAAGCALPSYVQHRWPSSNVAVELDGQLARLVRDAFDPPVAIKVAEARAFTHALLEGSVDVIVRDVFAGPDTPRPLTTVEFYRAVHRALCPGGLFVANIGDAAGLARTRAELAGLSEVFRHTMVAASAPVLAGGAYGNVVVAASDQPLRCCADVPSKLGQLLIDDTPPHHD; encoded by the coding sequence ATGAACTCCCCACGGCGTAAACCTCGTGCGCCAAAGCGACGCATCACGGGCACCTACCCCATTGCTTCAGGCCACGCGGCCATCATCGCGGATCCGGACCGCGACGGTGGCTACACGTTAGAGGTGAATAACGTCCCGTCGTCGTATGTGGTGCCCGGCGCGCCCGAGGTGTTGGAGTATGACTACATGCGGTGGATCGCGGGGTTTATCCAGGGGTTTGTGGAGGACCGGCCCCTCGCGCCGTTTGCTGCGTTGCATCTGGGTGCTGCGGGGTGTGCGTTGCCGAGTTATGTGCAGCATCGGTGGCCGAGCAGCAACGTTGCGGTGGAGCTGGATGGTCAGTTGGCGCGGTTGGTGCGCGATGCGTTTGATCCGCCGGTGGCGATCAAGGTGGCGGAGGCGCGCGCGTTTACGCATGCGTTGCTGGAAGGTTCGGTGGATGTGATTGTGCGCGATGTGTTCGCTGGCCCGGACACGCCCCGCCCACTAACCACGGTGGAGTTTTATCGGGCAGTACATCGAGCGTTGTGTCCAGGTGGGTTGTTTGTGGCGAACATTGGAGATGCCGCTGGTCTTGCACGCACGCGTGCGGAATTAGCGGGTTTGAGCGAGGTGTTTCGCCACACCATGGTCGCGGCAAGTGCGCCGGTGCTCGCCGGCGGCGCGTACGGCAACGTGGTGGTCGCGGCGTCTGATCAGCCGTTGCGGTGTTGTGCTGACGTGCCGTCGAAGTTGGGGCAATTGCTTATCGACGACACCCCGCCCCACCACGACTAA
- a CDS encoding 2'-5' RNA ligase gives MSPENILLRIPEEEERAVRQIYAELAERGFPQQHQRPHISVTFAPTMHRNAIGEAAVILPPELPAALRRTGVVVFGTKSKQTVAWLLEGPESLDTAAQRVSAANPDGRGARWIPHLTMGLRIPKAMVPDYIAALAEVTSPHFKELTAEYAALYQPSLGTELRL, from the coding sequence GTGTCACCCGAGAATATTTTGTTGCGCATCCCGGAGGAGGAAGAACGCGCAGTTCGGCAGATCTACGCGGAGCTCGCGGAGCGGGGCTTCCCGCAGCAGCACCAACGGCCGCACATCTCGGTTACCTTCGCACCGACAATGCACCGCAACGCTATCGGGGAGGCGGCAGTCATCCTGCCGCCAGAATTGCCAGCTGCTTTACGACGAACCGGGGTCGTCGTCTTCGGCACCAAATCCAAACAAACCGTGGCCTGGCTGCTTGAAGGCCCCGAATCCCTCGACACGGCAGCCCAGCGCGTCAGCGCCGCCAACCCGGACGGTCGCGGCGCTCGCTGGATCCCGCACCTGACCATGGGACTGCGTATTCCCAAGGCCATGGTGCCGGACTACATCGCAGCGTTAGCCGAGGTCACATCCCCGCACTTCAAAGAACTCACCGCGGAATACGCCGCGCTCTACCAGCCGTCGCTGGGCACTGAGTTACGGCTCTGA
- a CDS encoding pyridoxamine 5'-phosphate oxidase family protein: MIYLSQDYIGELPKQHISLGKFDPDNIPADPNELFATWFKEAVENEVGDPTAVTVATVDDNGQPDARVVDLLYLNSDGFHFGTATGTAKVDQLEKSWAAALNFWWQPMRRAVRIRGAASRVVDGDRFNLWRVEPNHFEFFNLWDDRSNSDRVAYVLNDHGDWDRVRIMPRP, encoded by the coding sequence ATGATCTACTTGTCGCAGGATTATATCGGTGAGCTACCCAAGCAACATATCTCGCTGGGAAAGTTTGATCCCGACAATATTCCTGCGGACCCGAACGAACTGTTTGCCACGTGGTTTAAAGAAGCCGTTGAGAACGAAGTCGGCGACCCTACTGCGGTAACCGTGGCCACGGTGGACGACAACGGTCAGCCCGATGCGCGAGTTGTTGACCTGTTGTACCTCAACTCCGACGGCTTCCACTTCGGAACCGCGACAGGAACGGCGAAGGTAGACCAGCTTGAAAAGAGCTGGGCCGCTGCGCTGAATTTCTGGTGGCAGCCCATGCGCCGGGCAGTGCGCATCCGCGGCGCTGCGTCGCGCGTTGTCGATGGTGACCGCTTCAACCTCTGGCGCGTCGAGCCGAACCACTTCGAATTTTTCAACCTTTGGGACGACCGCTCAAACTCGGACCGCGTGGCCTACGTGCTCAATGACCACGGTGACTGGGATCGCGTCCGCATCATGCCGCGCCCTTAA